From a single Pseudophryne corroboree isolate aPseCor3 chromosome 6, aPseCor3.hap2, whole genome shotgun sequence genomic region:
- the LOC134936166 gene encoding oocyte zinc finger protein XlCOF7.1-like isoform X2: MKHKREKTLQCSECDLRFAAKTHLLIHQRVHTGEKPYLCSECDKCFTCKSQLVIHQRNHTGDQPFKCSECSMCFSRKFTLVTHQMIHTGEKPFKCSECSKCFSRKDQLVRHQRIHTGEKPFKCVDCSKCYATKRQLVIHQWSHTGQKPFTCSECSKCFSQKSHLDSHQRSHTGEKPFKCSECSKCFSEKQQLVVHQRTHTGEKLFTCSECRKCFSQKYQLDRHQMIHTGEKPFKCAECSKCFISKQQLISHRRSHTREKPFTCSECGKCFSEKSNLVRHQRSHTGEKPFKCSECSKCYTLKENLVRHQKSHTGDKRLTCSECSKCFTRKKALITHMRSH, translated from the coding sequence ATGAAGCACAAAAGAGAGAAAACACTTCAGTGCTCAGAGTGTGACTTACGCTTTGCAGCTAAAACACATCTTCTCATACATCAGAgggttcacacaggagagaaaccatatctgtgctctgagtgtgacaaatGCTTTACGTGTAAATCACAGCTTGTCATACATCAGAGGAATCACACAGGAGAccaaccatttaaatgttctgagtgTAGCATGTGTTTTTCACGGAAGTTTACTCTTGTTACTCATCagatgattcacacaggagagaaaccatttaaatgctctgaatgcagcaagtgtttcagTAGAAAGgatcaacttgttagacatcagaggattcacacaggagagaaaccatttaaatgcgtTGACTGCAGCAAGTGTTATGCCACAAAgcgacaacttgttatacatcagtggAGTCACACAGGACAGAAACCATTTACgtgctctgaatgcagcaagtgtttttcccagaagtcacatcttgatagtcatcaaagaagtcacacaggagagaaaccatttaaatgctctgaatgtagcaaatgttttTCTGAGAAGCAAcaacttgttgtacatcagaggactcacacaggagagaaattaTTTACATGCTCTGAATGCagaaagtgtttttcccagaagtacCAGCTTGATAGACATCagatgattcacacaggagagaaaccatttaaatgcgctgaatgcagcaagtgttttatcaGTAAGCAACAACTTATTAGTCATCGGAGAAGTCACACAAGAGAGAAACCATTTACGTGCTCTGAATGTGGGAAGTGTTTTTCGGAGAagtcaaatcttgttagacatcagaggagtcacacaggagagaagccatttaaaTGTTCGGAGTGCAGCAAGTGTTATACCCTTAAAGAGAATCTAgttagacatcagaaaagtcacacaggagaTAAACGATTAacgtgttctgaatgcagcaagtgttttaccaGGAAGAAAGCGCTTATTACTCACATGAGGAGTCACTGA